Proteins encoded by one window of Aptenodytes patagonicus chromosome 11, bAptPat1.pri.cur, whole genome shotgun sequence:
- the GINS2 gene encoding DNA replication complex GINS protein PSF2, producing the protein MEPAEAEFLAEKELVTIVPNFSLDRIHLIGGDLGPFNPGLPVEVPVWLAVNLKQRQKCRLIPPEWMDVEKLEEIRDQERKEETFTPMPSPYYMELTKLLLNYASDNIPKADEIRTLVKDTWDTRIAKLRLSADSFVRQQEAHAKLDNLTLMEINTTGTFLTQALDHMYKLRTNLQPGEGARSQDF; encoded by the exons atggagCCGGCCGAGGCGGAGTTCCTGGCCGAGAAGGAGCTGGTGACGATCGTGCCCAACTTCAGCCTCGACCGGATCCACCTCATCGGG GGAGATCTGGGTCCTTTCAATCCCGGCTTGCCGGTGGAAGTGCCTGTCTGGCTGGCCGTTAATctgaagcagaggcagaagtgTCGGCTGATTCCTCCGGAATGGATGGACGTTG AAAAACTGGAGGAAATCCGGGACCAGGAACGTAAAGAGGAGACCTTCACTCCGATGCCCAGTCCCTATTATATGGAACTCACAAAGCTGCTGTTAAACTA CGCCTCGGACAACATCCCCAAAGCCGATGAGATTCGAACGCTGGTGAAGGATACCTGGGACACCCGGATAGCCAAGCTGCGGCTGTCTGCGGACAGCTTCGTCAGGCAGCAGGAGGCTCACGCCAAG ctggATAACTTAACCTTGATGGAGATCAACACGACGGGGACTTTCCTTACTCAAGCCTTAGATCACATGTACAAGCTCCGGACCAACCTTCAGCCTGGCGAGGGTGCCCGCTCCCAGGATTTCTGA